From one Felis catus isolate Fca126 chromosome E2, F.catus_Fca126_mat1.0, whole genome shotgun sequence genomic stretch:
- the ZNF260 gene encoding zinc finger protein 260 isoform X2 codes for MLESLKPEADLLQHDQIHTREKPHECNECGKTFSLKENLIEHKKMHTGEKSHECTECGKVFSRVSSLTLHLRSHRGKKPYKCNKCGKAFSQKRNFLSHQKHHTGEKLYECGKASIQMSSLIKHQRNHTGNKPYACKECGKAFNGKSYLTEHEKIHTGEKPFECNQCGRAFSQKQYLIKHQNIHSGKKPFKCNECGKAFSQKENLIIHQRIHTGEKPYECKGCGKAFIQKSSLIRHQRSHTGEKPYICKECGKAFSGKSNLTEHEKIHIGEKPYKCNECGTIFRQKQYLIKHHNIHTGEKPYECNKCGKAFSRITSLIVHVRIHTGDKPYECKICGKAFCQSSSLTVHMRSHTGEKPYGCNECGKAFSQFSTLALHMRIHTGEKPYQCSECGKAFSQKSHHIRHQRIHTH; via the coding sequence ATGTTGGAAAGCCTTAAGCCTGAAGCAGATCTCCTTCAGCATGATCAAATTCATACTAGAGAGAAACCTcatgaatgtaatgaatgtggaaaaacCTTCAGCCTGAAGGAAAACCTCATAGAGCATAAGAAAATGCATActggagaaaaatcacatgaatGTACTGAATGTGGTAAAGTATTCTCTCGAGTCTCATCCCTTACTCTACATTTGAGAAGTCATAGAGGAAAGAAAccatataaatgtaataaatgtggaaaagccttcagtCAGAAGAGAAACTTCCTTTCTCATCAGAAACATCATACGGGAGAGAAACTCTATGAGTGTGGGAAAGCTTCTATTCAGATGTCAAGCCTCATTAAACACCAGAGAAATCATACTGGAAACAAACCCTATGCGTGTaaggaatgtggaaaagccttcaaTGGCAAATCATATCTCACCGAGCATGAGAAAAtccatacaggagagaaaccatTCGAATGTAATCAATGTGGAAGAGCCTTCAGCCAGAAGCAGTACCTCATTAAACATCAGAATATCCACAGTGGAAAGAAACCctttaaatgtaatgaatgtggaaaagcctttagcCAGAAAGAAAACCTGATTATCCATCAAAGAAtacatactggagagaaaccttatgaatgcaAGGGGTGTGGGAAAGCTTTCATTCAGAAGTCAAGCCTCATTAGACACCAGAGAAgtcatacaggagagaaaccctatatatgtaaagaatgtgggaaagccttcagtggCAAATCAAATCTCACTGAGCATGAGAAAATTCATAttggagagaaaccctataaatgtaatgaatgtggaacAATCTTCAGGCAGAAGCAATACCTCATTAAACATCACAATattcatacaggagagaaaccctatgaatgtaataaatgtggaaaagccttctcTCGAATCACATCACTTATTGTACATGTGAGAATTCATACGGGGGATAAACCTTATGAATGTAAAATATGTGGGAAAGCCTTCTGTCAAAGCTCATCTCTTACTGTTCATATGAGAAGCCATACGGGTGAAAAGCCCTATGGttgtaatgaatgtggaaaagccttctcTCAGTTCTCAACTCTTGCTCTACATATGAGAATCCATACTGGAGAAAAACCTTATCAGtgtagtgaatgtgggaaagcttttAGCCAGAAGTCACATCATATTAGACACCAGAGAATTCATACTCACTAA